From a region of the Actinomadura luzonensis genome:
- a CDS encoding GNAT family N-acetyltransferase, translated as MVTVRPFRSGDETSLVDAWNRSMPADPTTSGWFRDRVLLDPNFDPEGLRVAVAGGAVAGCAYAVRRLIPLAPGTGLEPDAGWIPFFFVVPEHRGGGLGRRLVGEAVAFLEGLGRTTVDFASYTPNYVLPGVDPELYPDGYRLLGELGFRTRQSPVAMDRSLVGYRTPPEVHELLRAREREGYVFRGPTAGELPELIRFAAGAFNPDWGEAIRRHREPERVLIAKKDHIVGFALYAAYPGTPDRFGPFGVDPGLRGTGLGKILLHLTMTRMRAEGLRTSWFLWTGETSPAGRLYAAAGYEVTRRFHVMRRSTACH; from the coding sequence TTGGTCACCGTCCGCCCCTTCCGCTCCGGCGATGAGACCTCGCTGGTCGACGCCTGGAACCGCAGCATGCCCGCCGACCCGACGACGTCCGGCTGGTTCAGGGACCGGGTGCTGCTCGACCCCAACTTCGACCCGGAGGGCCTGCGCGTGGCCGTGGCCGGGGGCGCCGTGGCAGGCTGCGCGTACGCCGTCCGCCGCCTGATCCCCCTCGCGCCCGGCACCGGCCTGGAGCCGGACGCCGGCTGGATCCCGTTCTTCTTCGTCGTCCCCGAGCATCGCGGCGGCGGCCTGGGGCGGCGGCTGGTGGGCGAGGCGGTGGCGTTCCTGGAGGGCCTCGGCCGCACGACGGTGGACTTCGCGTCGTACACCCCCAACTACGTGCTGCCGGGCGTGGACCCCGAGCTCTACCCGGACGGCTACCGGCTGCTGGGCGAGCTGGGCTTCCGGACGCGCCAGTCGCCGGTCGCGATGGACCGCTCGCTCGTCGGCTACCGCACCCCGCCCGAGGTGCACGAGCTGCTGCGCGCGCGTGAGCGTGAGGGGTACGTCTTCCGCGGCCCGACGGCCGGCGAGCTGCCCGAGCTGATCCGGTTCGCGGCCGGCGCCTTCAACCCCGACTGGGGCGAGGCGATCCGGCGGCACCGCGAGCCCGAACGGGTCCTCATCGCGAAAAAAGATCACATCGTGGGCTTCGCCCTGTACGCGGCCTACCCCGGCACCCCCGACCGCTTCGGCCCCTTCGGCGTCGACCCGGGCCTGCGCGGCACCGGCCTCGGCAAGATCCTCCTGCACCTCACCATGACGAGGATGCGCGCCGAAGGGCTGCGGACGTCCTGGTTCCTGTGGACCGGCGAGACCAGCCCGGCCGGCCGCCTGTACGCCGCGGCGGGCTACGAGGTGACGAGACGGTTCCACGTGATGAGGCGGTCCACCGCTTGCCATTGA
- a CDS encoding SGNH/GDSL hydrolase family protein, with protein sequence MTTLYAEESDPLCLPVQNAAWLAHAPWRRFAAMGDSLAAGTHGPSRGYADLGWCDRLAGLLRRVRPDLAYLNTAAVGATVAGTLDGQLGRIAEFGPDLLHVSCGANDLWRREPDLAATERDLRRLFAGAAATGALLTTFTLGRAFVVPRFPDWSDRVRALNDVIRALAAEHDAVLADMWDHPVNDRPGLLSADGVHFSAEGQAVMAAELVRGLARRKDRDER encoded by the coding sequence ATGACCACCCTGTACGCGGAAGAGTCGGACCCCCTCTGCCTGCCGGTCCAGAACGCCGCCTGGCTGGCTCACGCCCCCTGGCGCCGGTTCGCCGCCATGGGCGACAGCCTGGCGGCCGGCACCCACGGCCCGAGCCGGGGCTACGCCGACCTCGGCTGGTGCGACCGGCTCGCCGGGCTGCTCCGCCGCGTGCGTCCTGACCTGGCGTACCTGAACACCGCCGCCGTCGGGGCGACGGTGGCCGGCACGCTGGACGGCCAGCTCGGCCGGATCGCGGAGTTCGGCCCTGACCTGCTGCACGTGTCCTGCGGCGCGAACGACCTGTGGCGGCGCGAGCCCGACCTCGCCGCGACCGAGCGGGACCTGCGGCGGCTGTTCGCGGGCGCCGCCGCGACCGGCGCGCTGCTGACGACGTTCACCCTGGGCCGGGCGTTCGTCGTCCCCCGCTTCCCCGACTGGTCCGACCGGGTGCGCGCGCTGAACGACGTCATCCGCGCCCTGGCCGCCGAGCATGACGCGGTGCTGGCCGACATGTGGGACCATCCGGTCAACGACCGGCCGGGCCTGCTGAGCGCCGACGGCGTGCACTTCTCCGCCGAGGGCCAGGCGGTGATGGCCGCCGAGCTGGTCAGGGGCCTGGCGCGCAGGAAGGACCGAGATGAGCGGTGA
- a CDS encoding acetyl-CoA carboxylase carboxyltransferase subunit alpha/beta has protein sequence MTPTGARALTATPPTARALIEATVDAGSFRSWDEPIDRGACDPGYLAVLRRAERKSGADEAVLTGRATIRGHAAALVVSEFGFLGGSIGVATAERIVAAVRRATRERLPLIAAPASGGTRMQEGTPAFVRMVEISRAVVAHKAAGLPYLVYLRHPTTGGVFASWGSLGHVAVAEPGALIGFLGPLVYRTLRGEPFPEGVQVAENLVDKGILDAVVPAGELAGVAARALALLSPAAPCPPPPPSPSPSPAPAADPEGAPPGGDAWASITLTRRPDRPGVRELLRHAADDVLPLHGTQLGETDDALLLALTSFSGTSCVLVGQDRRTQSQQRPLGPAALRGARRGMRIAQELGLPLVCVIDTPGADLSAAAEEGALAGEIARCLAEMVELTVPTVSVLLGEGTGGGALALLPSRRVIAAGHAWLSPLPPEGASAILHGGPERAPAVARRQRVGAADLLAEGIVHAVVPEHRPAHEDPARFARRVADECVRQIHLQRRSAPQAL, from the coding sequence ATGACGCCGACCGGCGCCCGCGCGCTGACCGCGACCCCGCCCACCGCCCGTGCGCTGATCGAGGCCACGGTCGACGCGGGCAGCTTCCGCTCCTGGGACGAGCCGATCGACCGGGGCGCCTGCGATCCCGGCTACCTCGCCGTGCTGCGGCGCGCGGAGCGGAAGTCCGGCGCCGACGAGGCGGTGCTCACCGGGCGGGCCACCATCCGCGGGCACGCGGCGGCGCTCGTGGTCAGCGAGTTCGGCTTCCTCGGCGGCTCCATCGGCGTGGCCACGGCCGAGCGCATCGTCGCCGCCGTGCGGCGGGCCACCCGCGAGCGGCTGCCGCTCATCGCCGCGCCGGCCTCGGGCGGGACCCGCATGCAGGAGGGCACGCCGGCGTTCGTGCGGATGGTCGAGATCAGCCGCGCGGTCGTCGCGCACAAGGCGGCGGGCCTGCCGTACCTCGTCTACCTGCGCCATCCGACGACCGGCGGGGTGTTCGCCTCCTGGGGCTCGCTCGGGCACGTCGCGGTCGCCGAGCCGGGGGCGCTCATCGGCTTCCTCGGGCCGCTCGTCTACCGGACGCTGCGCGGGGAGCCGTTCCCCGAAGGCGTCCAGGTGGCGGAGAACCTGGTCGACAAGGGCATCCTGGACGCGGTCGTGCCCGCGGGCGAGCTGGCCGGCGTCGCCGCCCGCGCCCTCGCCCTGCTCTCCCCTGCCGCTCCCTGCCCGCCCCCGCCCCCGTCCCCGTCCCCGTCCCCGGCCCCGGCGGCCGACCCGGAGGGCGCTCCGCCCGGCGGCGACGCCTGGGCGTCGATCACCCTCACCCGCCGTCCCGACCGCCCCGGCGTGCGGGAGCTGCTGCGTCACGCGGCCGACGACGTGCTGCCGCTGCACGGCACCCAGCTCGGCGAGACCGACGACGCGCTGCTGCTGGCGCTCACCTCCTTCTCCGGCACCTCCTGCGTCCTCGTCGGGCAGGACCGCCGCACCCAGTCGCAGCAGCGGCCCCTGGGCCCGGCCGCGCTGCGCGGCGCCCGGCGCGGCATGCGCATCGCCCAGGAGCTGGGCCTGCCGCTGGTCTGCGTCATCGACACGCCGGGCGCGGACCTGTCGGCGGCGGCCGAGGAGGGCGCGCTGGCCGGCGAGATCGCCCGCTGCCTGGCCGAGATGGTGGAGCTCACCGTCCCCACCGTCTCGGTGCTGCTGGGCGAGGGCACCGGCGGCGGCGCGCTGGCGCTGCTGCCCTCCCGCCGGGTGATCGCGGCGGGCCACGCGTGGCTGTCGCCGCTCCCGCCGGAGGGCGCGAGCGCGATCCTGCACGGCGGCCCCGAACGGGCGCCCGCCGTGGCCAGGCGGCAGCGGGTCGGCGCGGCCGATCTGCTCGCCGAGGGCATCGTGCACGCCGTGGTGCCGGAGCACCGGCCCGCGCACGAGGATCCGGCCCGCTTCGCCCGCCGCGTCGCCGACGAGTGCGTCCGCCAGATCCACCTCCAGCGCCGCTCGGCGCCGCAAGCTCTGTGA
- a CDS encoding GNAT family N-acetyltransferase — protein sequence MLKIDFLTPSDRAAWERLARGKDAYFGVGRGDDAYERTWRRLLDDERVRGVAARLDGSMAGIAHYVFHAGVWSAGRCYLADLFVAAEARRRGVATAVLAWVARDAEERGFPGLYWNTLEDAPARALYDQVGRYHDGLVLYTYRREPGYTPSI from the coding sequence ATGCTGAAGATCGACTTCCTGACCCCGTCCGACCGCGCCGCCTGGGAGAGGCTGGCCCGCGGCAAGGACGCCTACTTCGGCGTCGGACGCGGCGACGACGCCTACGAGCGGACCTGGCGGCGCCTGCTCGACGACGAGCGGGTACGCGGCGTCGCCGCCCGGCTCGACGGGAGCATGGCCGGCATCGCGCACTACGTTTTCCACGCCGGAGTCTGGTCCGCCGGCAGGTGCTACCTGGCCGACCTGTTCGTGGCCGCGGAAGCCCGGCGGCGGGGCGTCGCGACGGCGGTGCTCGCCTGGGTGGCCCGGGACGCCGAGGAGCGCGGCTTCCCGGGGCTCTACTGGAACACGCTGGAGGACGCCCCGGCCCGCGCGCTGTACGACCAGGTCGGCAGGTACCACGACGGGCTCGTGCTCTACACCTACCGGCGCGAGCCCGGATATACACCGAGTATATAA
- a CDS encoding fumarylacetoacetate hydrolase family protein, which translates to MRIAGIRRNGGPVEVASLSPDGTEVTVVAPLERFWEDAPGFLSREPGGESVPAADVTFVPPVLPGARVICIGLNYLKHAAEGSFAGQDLPPHPTLFARWTRSLTVDGAPVPVPPDEDGLDWEGEVVAYVGATLVDATPDEALAAVAGYSVFNDITSRRAQKLTSQWILGKNGDNSGPLGPLVPAAEVGDLRDGLRVRTRVNGEVVQDGSTDEMVYTVGDTLSLISRTFTLRPGDLLATGTPAGVGYARTPPWLLQPGDVVEVEVDRLGTLRNPIVGNDARLRRA; encoded by the coding sequence ATGAGGATCGCGGGGATCCGCAGGAACGGCGGCCCGGTCGAGGTGGCGTCGTTGTCACCCGACGGCACCGAGGTGACCGTGGTGGCGCCTCTGGAGCGGTTCTGGGAGGACGCGCCGGGCTTCCTGTCCCGTGAGCCCGGCGGCGAGAGCGTTCCGGCCGCCGACGTCACCTTCGTGCCGCCGGTGCTGCCCGGCGCCCGGGTGATCTGCATCGGGCTGAACTACCTCAAGCACGCCGCCGAAGGCTCCTTCGCCGGCCAGGACCTGCCGCCGCACCCCACGCTGTTCGCCCGCTGGACGCGGTCGCTCACCGTGGACGGCGCCCCCGTGCCCGTCCCGCCGGACGAGGACGGCCTGGACTGGGAGGGCGAGGTCGTCGCCTACGTCGGCGCGACGCTGGTGGACGCCACCCCGGACGAGGCGCTGGCCGCCGTCGCGGGCTACTCCGTCTTCAACGACATCACCTCCCGCCGCGCCCAGAAGCTCACCAGCCAGTGGATCCTCGGCAAGAACGGCGACAACTCCGGCCCGCTCGGCCCCCTGGTGCCCGCGGCCGAGGTCGGCGACCTGCGCGACGGCCTGCGCGTGCGCACCCGGGTCAACGGCGAGGTCGTCCAGGATGGCAGCACCGACGAGATGGTCTACACCGTCGGCGACACGCTCTCGCTGATCTCCCGGACGTTCACGCTGCGCCCCGGCGACCTGCTCGCCACCGGCACACCCGCCGGGGTCGGCTACGCCCGCACTCCCCCGTGGCTGCTGCAGCCGGGCGACGTCGTCGAGGTCGAGGTGGACCGGCTCGGCACGCTGCGCAACCCGATCGTCGGCAACGACGCCAGGCTGCGCCGGGCATGA
- a CDS encoding TetR/AcrR family transcriptional regulator produces MSGDQRVARGARSRRTITRHAVDVASVEGLSGLSFGRLATDLGLSKGGVATLFPTKEQLQVATAETAGELFLEAVVEPASSEPPGAARLRALLDRWIAYAEAPLFPGGCFWAASLPDFDSRPGPVRDLLARQRRAWLALLAEQVSRAGAAGEIAELDPGLAAFQLDALLNAANLAMRLGEPDVAARVRRAIDGLLAA; encoded by the coding sequence ATGAGCGGTGACCAGCGCGTGGCGCGCGGCGCGCGCTCCAGGAGGACGATCACCCGGCACGCCGTGGACGTGGCCTCCGTCGAGGGCCTGAGCGGGCTGTCCTTCGGCCGGCTCGCCACCGATCTGGGGCTCAGCAAGGGCGGCGTGGCGACGTTGTTCCCCACCAAGGAGCAGCTCCAGGTCGCCACGGCCGAGACCGCGGGTGAGCTGTTCCTGGAGGCGGTCGTCGAGCCGGCGTCGTCGGAGCCGCCCGGCGCGGCCCGGCTGAGGGCGCTGCTCGACCGCTGGATCGCCTACGCCGAGGCGCCGCTCTTCCCTGGTGGCTGCTTCTGGGCGGCGAGCCTGCCCGACTTCGACAGCCGCCCGGGGCCGGTCCGCGACCTGCTGGCGCGGCAGCGGCGCGCCTGGCTGGCCCTGCTCGCCGAGCAGGTGTCCCGGGCCGGCGCCGCCGGGGAGATCGCCGAGCTCGACCCCGGGCTCGCCGCGTTCCAGCTCGACGCGTTGCTGAACGCCGCCAACCTGGCGATGCGCCTCGGCGAGCCGGACGTCGCGGCCAGGGTCCGCCGGGCGATCGACGGGTTGCTCGCCGCCTGA
- a CDS encoding FadR/GntR family transcriptional regulator, which produces MPQRSSSGQALTAMGQGARTRAEQLAALLDDRIRTRALAPGDPVGTLESLRAETGLAYATVSEAVRLLRDRGVLEIRPGRGGGLFVAERGPVVRLRHTLLSVAEEPGTVADAIELRDHLEELVDVGAARHRTGRDVADLRGLLRRLRAAPDWDGFMRANWALHERIAAISPNAMARAVYTGTLGHLGAASSRFDDDPAAAAGYRAERYQVHADLVEAIAGGDEDAVRAAVARHNTTT; this is translated from the coding sequence ATGCCGCAACGTTCCTCCTCCGGACAAGCCCTGACCGCCATGGGGCAGGGCGCGCGGACCCGCGCCGAGCAGCTCGCCGCCCTGCTCGACGACCGGATCCGCACCCGCGCCCTGGCCCCGGGCGACCCGGTCGGGACGCTCGAGTCGCTGCGCGCGGAGACCGGCCTGGCCTACGCCACGGTCAGCGAGGCGGTCCGGCTGCTGCGCGACCGGGGCGTGCTGGAGATCCGGCCGGGGCGCGGCGGCGGGCTGTTCGTCGCCGAGCGCGGGCCGGTGGTGCGGCTGCGGCACACGCTGCTCAGCGTCGCCGAGGAGCCGGGCACCGTCGCCGACGCCATCGAGCTGCGCGACCACCTCGAAGAGCTCGTCGACGTCGGCGCCGCCCGGCACCGCACCGGCCGGGACGTCGCCGACCTGCGCGGCCTGCTGCGCCGGCTCCGCGCGGCCCCCGACTGGGACGGCTTCATGCGCGCCAACTGGGCCCTGCACGAGCGGATCGCCGCGATCAGCCCCAACGCGATGGCGCGGGCCGTCTACACCGGCACCCTGGGCCACCTGGGAGCCGCGTCCTCCCGCTTCGACGACGACCCGGCCGCCGCCGCCGGCTACCGCGCCGAGCGCTACCAGGTCCACGCCGACCTGGTCGAGGCCATCGCCGGCGGCGACGAGGACGCGGTGCGCGCCGCCGTCGCCCGGCACAACACCACCACCTGA
- a CDS encoding DUF3500 domain-containing protein translates to MPGEYRQYLFPHDHPRLAEVRGLDPYAYGEFARKPGTFTGGLVEGWTPLYKNDFHGITEDGVPREGLYPLEPARPGEEAPVAVMVAAAGDLLAALDDEGRERISYAVDAVEWQTWANPEFMQFDTGLRLDQQPPAVRERALALVRASLSPEGYRLAHAMMLVNGFLGEVVGLESILNEFSYNLALYGTPDLRAPWGWQLYGHHCALNCLVVEGRMALSPVFLGAEPDEIDAGPHAGLRGLFADRVELGLRLMAALPEERRRQAVVYERMVDPAMPEGRVHPGDERHLAGAFQDNRVIPVEGVRLADVPAEARELALAIAESFVRPLPEGPRAARMREVAGHLDETWFCWIGGHRPGDVFYYRLQSPVLIAELDHHCGVFLDYDTPKPFHVHTVLRTPHGNDYGRAWVRQWQRRALR, encoded by the coding sequence ATGCCCGGTGAGTACCGCCAGTACCTGTTCCCGCACGATCACCCGAGGCTGGCCGAGGTGCGGGGCCTCGACCCGTACGCGTACGGCGAGTTCGCCAGGAAGCCCGGCACGTTCACCGGCGGCCTGGTGGAAGGCTGGACACCGCTCTACAAGAACGACTTCCACGGGATCACCGAGGACGGCGTCCCGCGCGAGGGCCTGTACCCGCTGGAGCCCGCCCGGCCGGGGGAGGAGGCGCCGGTCGCGGTCATGGTGGCCGCCGCGGGCGACCTGCTCGCCGCGCTGGACGACGAGGGACGCGAGCGGATCTCGTACGCCGTGGACGCCGTGGAGTGGCAGACCTGGGCCAACCCCGAGTTCATGCAGTTCGACACCGGCCTGCGGCTGGACCAGCAGCCGCCCGCCGTCCGCGAGCGCGCCCTGGCCCTGGTGCGGGCCTCGCTGTCCCCCGAGGGCTACCGGCTGGCGCACGCGATGATGCTGGTCAACGGCTTCCTCGGCGAGGTCGTCGGCCTGGAGAGCATCCTCAACGAGTTCAGCTACAACCTCGCCCTCTACGGCACTCCCGACCTGCGGGCCCCCTGGGGCTGGCAGCTCTACGGCCACCACTGCGCGCTCAACTGCCTGGTCGTGGAGGGGCGCATGGCGCTGTCGCCGGTGTTCCTGGGCGCCGAGCCCGACGAGATCGACGCCGGCCCGCACGCCGGGCTGCGCGGCCTGTTCGCCGACCGGGTGGAGCTCGGGCTGCGGCTGATGGCGGCCCTGCCGGAGGAGCGGCGGCGGCAGGCCGTCGTGTACGAGCGGATGGTCGATCCCGCGATGCCGGAAGGCCGGGTGCACCCCGGTGACGAGCGGCACCTGGCCGGAGCGTTCCAGGACAACCGGGTCATCCCGGTCGAGGGCGTGCGCCTCGCGGACGTGCCCGCCGAGGCGCGCGAGCTCGCGCTGGCCATCGCCGAGTCCTTCGTCCGGCCGCTGCCGGAGGGGCCGCGCGCCGCCCGCATGCGGGAGGTCGCCGGGCATCTCGACGAGACCTGGTTCTGCTGGATCGGCGGCCACCGGCCCGGCGACGTCTTCTACTACCGGCTGCAGTCGCCGGTGCTCATCGCCGAGCTCGACCACCACTGCGGCGTCTTCCTCGACTACGACACGCCCAAGCCGTTCCACGTCCACACGGTGCTGCGCACCCCGCACGGCAACGACTACGGCCGGGCCTGGGTCCGCCAGTGGCAGCGGCGGGCCCTCCGATGA
- a CDS encoding AfsR/SARP family transcriptional regulator, with product MGTRFGVLGALEVVRDGVPLAVPAPKQRIALATLLLRAGRHVSLDQLAERMWDGREAPRDARGAVQTHIGRLRRTLRDRGDERQLIRTAGEGYVLRLAAVEDLDVAVFHDLVARARRAGQAGWPIAEARQGLDRLTAYHLIHTRGPGRYAFHDLLRLYAAEHAAPRRCRPSGGLRQPGVRRCLAGGRARLPRRADPPRPPARPRRAGLAADGRAARSSE from the coding sequence ATGGGGACACGCTTCGGCGTCCTGGGCGCCCTTGAGGTGGTGCGTGACGGGGTGCCGCTGGCGGTGCCGGCGCCCAAGCAGCGCATCGCGCTCGCCACGCTGCTGCTGCGGGCGGGCCGGCACGTGTCGCTGGACCAGCTCGCCGAGCGGATGTGGGACGGCCGCGAGGCTCCGCGGGACGCGCGCGGGGCCGTCCAGACGCACATCGGCAGGTTGCGGCGCACCCTGCGCGACCGCGGCGACGAGCGGCAGCTCATCCGCACCGCGGGGGAGGGGTACGTCCTCAGGCTCGCCGCCGTGGAGGACCTCGACGTCGCCGTCTTCCACGATCTCGTCGCCCGGGCCAGGAGGGCCGGTCAGGCCGGCTGGCCGATCGCTGAGGCGAGGCAGGGGCTGGACCGGCTCACCGCCTACCACCTGATCCACACGCGCGGCCCCGGCCGCTACGCCTTCCACGACCTGCTTCGCCTCTACGCCGCCGAGCACGCCGCCCCTCGCCGGTGCCGCCCGTCCGGCGGCCTTCGGCAGCCAGGAGTGCGCCGCTGCCTGGCTGGAGGCCGAGCACGCCTACCTCGTCGCGCTGATCCACCACGCCCACCGGCACGGCCCCGGCGAGCTGGTCTGGCGGCTGACGGACGCGCTGCGCGGTCATCTGAGTGA
- a CDS encoding helix-turn-helix transcriptional regulator, with protein MPRVVEVIDDHPAGGRCRELYEGNIGMRVLSYGAEVRVAAPRSPDSYQIYLLLRGAGKARVGGEHVDAPSIIVGPREKSDMWWSVDHEVLIIHIPSALIERTLADHLGDPPERAPRFRPDITRDSAFSGVLTMVSRASAGGRLPFLASPSAGHHFEQFLLHSLLDLQPHDYSAARRGPGAASRPAALRRARRYCEEHAGESVSLRDIAAAARVSARTLQHEFRRHLDTTPLAYLRQVRLAHAHADLVRLARTGAEVTVTEVATRWGFTHLGRFACLYRETYGRSPSSTLYGKRGPRARPG; from the coding sequence GTGCCGCGCGTCGTCGAGGTCATCGACGATCATCCGGCGGGCGGCCGCTGCAGGGAGCTGTACGAGGGCAACATCGGCATGCGCGTCCTGTCGTACGGGGCCGAGGTCCGGGTCGCCGCCCCGCGGTCCCCGGACTCGTACCAGATCTACCTGCTCCTGCGCGGGGCCGGGAAGGCGAGGGTCGGGGGCGAGCACGTCGACGCGCCGTCGATCATCGTCGGCCCTCGGGAGAAGTCCGACATGTGGTGGAGTGTCGACCATGAGGTGCTGATCATCCACATCCCCTCGGCGCTGATCGAGCGGACACTCGCCGACCACCTGGGCGACCCCCCTGAGCGCGCCCCGCGTTTCCGGCCGGACATCACCCGCGACAGCGCCTTCAGCGGGGTGCTCACCATGGTGTCGCGGGCGAGCGCCGGCGGCCGGCTGCCGTTCCTGGCCTCGCCCTCGGCGGGGCACCACTTCGAGCAGTTCCTGCTGCACAGCCTGCTGGACCTGCAGCCGCACGACTACTCCGCCGCCCGCCGCGGGCCCGGGGCCGCGTCGCGCCCGGCGGCGTTGCGCCGGGCGCGGCGTTACTGCGAGGAGCACGCGGGCGAAAGCGTCTCCCTGCGGGACATCGCCGCCGCGGCCAGGGTCAGCGCCCGCACCCTGCAGCACGAGTTCCGCCGCCACCTCGACACCACGCCGCTCGCCTACCTGCGCCAGGTACGCCTGGCGCACGCGCACGCCGACCTGGTGCGCCTGGCCCGGACCGGCGCCGAGGTCACCGTCACGGAGGTCGCCACCCGCTGGGGGTTCACGCATCTGGGCCGCTTCGCCTGCCTCTACAGGGAGACCTACGGCCGATCGCCCTCCAGCACCCTGTACGGGAAGCGCGGCCCTCGCGCGCGACCCGGATAG
- the rox gene encoding rifampin monooxygenase — MFDVIIAGGGPTGLMLAAELRLHGVRVLVLEKESEPAPYAKAQGLHVRSIEVMDQRGLLERFLAHGRRRPLRASLAGAERPAPAGLDTAHGYLLAIPQTVTERLLAEHAAGLGAEIRRGARLTGLSQDADGVTAELGDGTRLRARYLAGCDGGRSTVRKLLGVGFPGEPSRLDTLLGEMAADEDPEAIAAAVARIRETQPRFGLLPLGGDGTYRVIVPAPGVAEDRGVPPTLEEFRQALRAVAGTDFGVRAPRWLSRFGDATRLAERYRDGRVLLAGDAAHVHPPAGGQGLNLGIQDAFNLGWKLAAEVAGWAPDGLLDTYEAERRPVAAAVLDDTRVRMHLMSDEPGPRAVGRLLARLMEFDEVGTYLIEQVTAIGVRYDLGGGSALVGRRLRDVRLRRGRLYELTRAGRGLLLDATGRLSAEGWADRVDHVVDTGAELDVPAVLLRPDGHVAWAGEDQAELAGVLPRWFGARSGRSSS; from the coding sequence ATGTTCGACGTGATCATCGCCGGCGGCGGGCCCACGGGCCTGATGCTGGCTGCCGAGCTGCGGTTGCACGGCGTGCGGGTGCTCGTGCTGGAGAAGGAGAGCGAGCCGGCCCCGTACGCCAAGGCGCAGGGCCTGCACGTGCGCAGCATCGAGGTGATGGACCAGCGCGGCCTGCTGGAGCGGTTCCTCGCGCACGGCCGGCGGCGTCCGCTGCGCGCCTCGCTCGCCGGGGCCGAGCGGCCGGCGCCCGCCGGGCTGGACACCGCGCACGGCTACCTTCTCGCCATCCCGCAGACCGTCACCGAGCGCCTGCTGGCCGAGCACGCCGCCGGCCTGGGCGCCGAGATCCGGCGCGGAGCCAGGCTGACCGGCCTCAGCCAGGACGCGGACGGCGTCACCGCCGAGCTCGGCGACGGCACGCGGCTGCGCGCCCGCTACCTCGCGGGCTGCGACGGCGGCCGCAGCACGGTGCGCAAGCTGCTCGGCGTCGGCTTCCCCGGCGAGCCGAGCAGGCTGGACACGCTGCTCGGCGAGATGGCGGCGGACGAGGACCCCGAGGCGATCGCCGCCGCCGTCGCGCGGATCCGCGAGACGCAGCCGCGCTTCGGCCTGCTGCCGCTGGGCGGCGACGGCACGTACCGGGTGATCGTGCCCGCCCCGGGCGTGGCGGAGGACCGTGGCGTGCCGCCGACGCTGGAGGAGTTCCGGCAGGCGCTCAGGGCGGTCGCGGGCACGGACTTCGGCGTGCGGGCGCCGCGCTGGCTGTCCCGCTTCGGCGACGCCACGCGCCTGGCCGAGCGCTACCGCGACGGCCGGGTGCTGCTGGCCGGCGACGCGGCCCACGTGCACCCGCCGGCCGGCGGGCAGGGGCTCAACCTGGGCATCCAGGACGCGTTCAACCTCGGCTGGAAGCTGGCCGCCGAGGTCGCGGGCTGGGCTCCGGACGGGCTGCTCGACACCTACGAGGCCGAACGCCGCCCGGTGGCCGCCGCCGTGCTGGACGACACGCGCGTGCGCATGCACCTGATGTCCGACGAGCCGGGGCCCCGGGCGGTGGGGCGGCTGCTGGCGCGGCTCATGGAGTTCGACGAGGTGGGCACGTACCTCATCGAGCAGGTCACCGCCATCGGCGTCCGCTACGACCTCGGCGGCGGCTCCGCGCTGGTGGGGCGGCGGCTGCGGGACGTCAGGCTGCGGCGCGGCCGCCTCTACGAGCTGACCCGCGCCGGCCGGGGCCTGCTGCTCGACGCGACCGGCCGGCTCTCGGCGGAGGGCTGGGCCGATCGCGTGGACCACGTCGTCGACACCGGCGCCGAGCTGGACGTCCCCGCCGTGCTGCTCCGCCCCGACGGCCACGTGGCCTGGGCCGGCGAGGACCAGGCGGAGCTGGCCGGCGTGCTGCCGCGCTGGTTCGGCGCGCGGTCCGGCCGTTCGTCGTCCTGA